Proteins from one Thermococcus sp. M36 genomic window:
- a CDS encoding alpha/beta hydrolase: MILQVIIIVILLLLAFSAFVAYKMVKPPRFIAEWTPKDFGFDYEDVTIETEDGLKLSGWWIPNESDKTVIPLHGYTRSRWDEVYMRPLTGFLLGEGYNVLVFDFRAHGESEGKYTTVGDKEIADVKAAVEWLKEKHPEKAEKIALIGFSMGGMLTIRSLADIPEVCCGVADSPPMHLDRTGARGLKYFSGLPEWLYILVKPFTKLFSNGKGVHPIEYAEKVRKPLLLIAGEKDPLVKVGEVREFYERNRRINPDVELWVTDAAHVRTLKSHPDEWKVKVGEFLRKHL; this comes from the coding sequence ATGATTTTGCAGGTCATTATCATTGTGATTCTTTTGCTTCTCGCCTTTTCGGCCTTTGTGGCCTACAAAATGGTGAAGCCTCCCAGGTTCATAGCCGAGTGGACGCCCAAGGATTTTGGCTTCGACTACGAGGATGTCACCATCGAGACTGAAGATGGTCTCAAGCTGAGCGGCTGGTGGATTCCCAACGAGAGCGATAAGACGGTGATTCCCCTCCACGGATACACGAGGAGCAGGTGGGACGAGGTCTACATGAGGCCCCTCACTGGATTCCTCCTCGGGGAGGGCTACAACGTCTTAGTCTTTGACTTCCGCGCCCACGGGGAGAGCGAGGGGAAATACACAACGGTTGGGGATAAGGAGATAGCCGATGTGAAAGCGGCAGTGGAGTGGCTTAAAGAAAAACACCCCGAAAAGGCTGAAAAAATAGCACTTATCGGCTTTTCAATGGGAGGGATGCTCACCATACGCTCGCTCGCGGATATTCCGGAGGTCTGCTGTGGTGTCGCCGACAGTCCGCCCATGCACCTCGACAGAACTGGGGCGCGCGGTCTGAAGTATTTCTCCGGCCTTCCTGAGTGGCTATACATCTTAGTCAAACCCTTCACCAAGCTATTCAGCAACGGGAAGGGGGTTCACCCAATTGAGTATGCTGAGAAAGTCAGAAAGCCGCTCCTCCTCATAGCAGGCGAAAAGGACCCTCTTGTCAAGGTTGGGGAGGTCAGGGAGTTCTACGAGCGCAACAGGAGGATAAACCCTGACGTCGAACTGTGGGTCACCGATGCGGCGCACGTGAGAACCCTGAAGTCCCACCCCGATGAGTGGAAAGTCAAAGTCGGAGAGTTCCTCAGGAAGCACCTCTGA
- a CDS encoding DUF86 domain-containing protein, whose amino-acid sequence MGKREQGGSKGMRRYDLYIKDILEHIEKAQRFVEGMDFQEFIRDEKTMYAVIRCIEIIGEAAKAVPAEIRAKYPEVPWRAMAGMRDRLIHGYFGINPEIVWITVVKDLPPLKERLKKVLEEVGDGA is encoded by the coding sequence GTGGGAAAGCGTGAGCAGGGAGGCAGTAAGGGTATGAGGCGGTACGACCTCTACATCAAGGACATCTTGGAGCACATAGAAAAGGCCCAGCGCTTCGTTGAGGGGATGGACTTTCAGGAGTTCATTAGAGATGAAAAGACGATGTACGCTGTTATCAGGTGTATAGAGATCATCGGTGAAGCAGCGAAAGCAGTTCCCGCAGAGATCCGCGCAAAGTACCCGGAAGTGCCATGGAGGGCCATGGCAGGAATGAGGGACAGGCTAATCCACGGTTATTTTGGCATAAATCCCGAGATCGTCTGGATAACTGTTGTAAAAGATCTGCCCCCTTTAAAGGAGAGGCTCAAGAAGGTTCTCGAAGAGGTGGGTGATGGGGCATGA
- a CDS encoding nucleotidyltransferase family protein: MRVVKSFEEIKIILREHMDELRARYGVRSIEVFGSYARGEQREDSDLDLLVEFEEPVGLLTISMLQVYLSDLLGIEVDVIPKDSLRRELWESVSREAVRV, encoded by the coding sequence GTGAGGGTCGTGAAAAGCTTTGAGGAGATAAAGATCATCCTCCGGGAACACATGGACGAGCTGAGGGCAAGGTACGGCGTTCGATCCATTGAGGTTTTCGGATCCTATGCCAGGGGCGAGCAGAGGGAAGACAGCGACCTTGATCTCCTCGTTGAGTTCGAAGAACCAGTAGGGTTGCTGACCATCTCGATGCTCCAGGTTTATCTCTCCGACTTGCTCGGAATTGAAGTGGACGTCATTCCTAAGGACTCATTGAGGCGAGAGCTGTGGGAAAGCGTGAGCAGGGAGGCAGTAAGGGTATGA
- a CDS encoding MFS transporter has translation MERKGFSWGVVLGLALLGFSRSVGWALNKGLSFPLLSSYTQSAFVKGTILAFEGIIGLFVPVLLGYYSDTLRSRHGRRRPFIMAGGVLAGIAALMVYTGYAMGVPLWGFALTLGFFYLSMHLYTAQFRALMPDTIESGQRGKASGVITLLEWAGNLFLFGLAGFLIAKAVAETGESEGIKALAQTPYLKIPFLVTAFFLIGAALFVYFIVKEPKAPEIEEEEGLWDYLKSIIENRDFLKFYAAQTLWWMSFEFIAIFLYGILAYILHGSATEENVKAVTSLGLYLMALFNVTVLLGALPGGIIYDKLGRRLSIILGGVIFALPQLWGWFITSQTQIVIALGVAGLGWGILMAASYPVIGDLLTKFEREAFTGRYYGFFEATRSLPVLLAGVIGGAIVDLAGENYRILFPIGAVLVLLAMPMIWMMKNLEVKNG, from the coding sequence ATGGAGCGGAAGGGCTTCAGCTGGGGAGTTGTTCTCGGCCTGGCACTGCTCGGCTTCAGCAGAAGTGTTGGCTGGGCGCTCAACAAGGGGCTTTCCTTCCCGCTGCTGTCCAGTTACACACAGTCTGCGTTTGTAAAGGGTACAATACTCGCGTTTGAGGGTATAATCGGCCTGTTCGTCCCGGTTCTGCTCGGCTATTACAGCGATACCCTGAGGTCAAGGCACGGCAGGAGGAGACCGTTTATCATGGCTGGGGGAGTTCTGGCAGGGATAGCGGCCCTGATGGTATACACCGGCTACGCGATGGGCGTTCCGCTGTGGGGCTTTGCGCTCACCCTTGGCTTCTTCTACCTCTCGATGCATCTTTACACGGCACAGTTCAGGGCGCTGATGCCGGACACCATCGAGAGCGGCCAGCGCGGCAAGGCGAGCGGGGTCATAACCCTCCTCGAATGGGCGGGCAACCTCTTCCTCTTCGGCCTGGCAGGATTCCTCATAGCGAAGGCCGTTGCCGAGACCGGGGAGAGCGAGGGTATTAAAGCCCTAGCCCAGACGCCCTACCTCAAGATACCCTTCCTCGTCACGGCGTTCTTCCTCATCGGTGCGGCCCTCTTCGTGTATTTCATCGTTAAAGAGCCCAAGGCACCGGAGATAGAGGAAGAAGAGGGCCTGTGGGACTACCTTAAGAGCATCATCGAGAACCGCGACTTCCTCAAGTTCTACGCGGCCCAGACCCTCTGGTGGATGAGCTTTGAGTTCATAGCCATATTCCTCTACGGGATACTGGCGTACATACTCCACGGCTCGGCCACCGAGGAGAACGTGAAGGCCGTTACCTCGCTCGGCCTGTACCTCATGGCACTCTTCAACGTCACCGTCCTCCTCGGGGCACTTCCTGGTGGGATTATCTACGATAAGCTGGGAAGGAGGCTCAGCATAATCCTCGGCGGAGTCATATTCGCCCTCCCCCAGCTCTGGGGATGGTTCATAACGAGCCAGACCCAGATAGTCATCGCCCTCGGAGTCGCCGGACTCGGCTGGGGAATCCTGATGGCGGCCTCCTACCCGGTTATCGGCGACCTCCTCACCAAGTTTGAGAGGGAGGCCTTCACGGGGCGTTACTACGGCTTCTTCGAGGCGACCCGTTCACTACCAGTTCTGCTTGCGGGCGTCATCGGCGGTGCGATAGTTGATCTCGCCGGCGAGAACTACCGGATACTCTTCCCAATAGGGGCGGTGCTGGTGCTGCTGGCGATGCCGATGATATGGATGATGAAGAACCTCGAGGTAAAGAACGGTTAA
- a CDS encoding SLC45 family MFS transporter → MEFKYSRIFILGFGFFGISIIWALYNAYIPIFLQDTFHLSKTVTGFIMTIDNLFAVLLLPFLGALSDMTRTRLGRRKPYILLGAPSAALMFALIPVAREHANLALFMGTIVFMNFFMALFRSPVVAFMPDITPSEKRSQANGIINFMGGLGALLAYFGGKALYDMNYAYPFYFGAAVMLLANLLVVLAVPEPEEYRVPGKKVSIRKLLSETSHKSFGELRENLKDVFASHERSLLAILVAIFLWFIAFNSLETFFTSYAKYYLGIEESTGAFMLGVFSLSFMLFAIPAGFIGARLGRRRTITLGLTMIVAILIGAYLVGEGTKPESSSLSDPVVMTFMGLFFVGGMGWAMVNVNSLPMVVDMTTEEKLGGYTGLYYFFSQAANLVAPPLAGAFLDVIGYRTLLPFAVVFFVLAAIAMQFVRRGDIVKNRGTALDYVPDMD, encoded by the coding sequence GTGGAGTTCAAGTACAGCAGGATTTTCATCCTCGGCTTTGGATTCTTCGGCATAAGCATAATCTGGGCCCTCTACAACGCGTACATACCGATCTTCCTGCAGGACACATTCCATCTCAGCAAGACGGTGACCGGCTTCATCATGACCATCGACAACCTCTTCGCGGTTCTCCTCCTCCCGTTCCTCGGTGCCCTCAGCGACATGACTCGGACGAGACTGGGCAGGAGAAAGCCCTACATCCTTCTCGGTGCGCCGTCCGCCGCGCTGATGTTTGCGCTCATACCGGTGGCGAGGGAGCACGCCAACCTAGCCCTCTTCATGGGGACGATTGTTTTCATGAACTTCTTTATGGCCCTCTTCCGCTCCCCAGTTGTTGCCTTTATGCCGGACATCACGCCGAGCGAGAAGAGGAGCCAGGCGAACGGGATAATCAACTTCATGGGCGGCCTTGGCGCTCTGCTGGCTTACTTCGGTGGCAAGGCCCTCTACGACATGAACTACGCTTACCCGTTCTACTTCGGCGCCGCTGTGATGCTCCTCGCCAACCTGCTCGTCGTCCTCGCGGTTCCCGAACCCGAGGAGTACCGCGTCCCCGGTAAGAAGGTGAGCATCAGAAAGCTGCTCTCCGAAACGTCACACAAGAGCTTTGGCGAACTCAGGGAGAACCTCAAGGACGTCTTTGCAAGCCATGAGAGGAGCCTACTCGCAATACTGGTGGCCATCTTCCTCTGGTTCATCGCATTCAACTCCCTAGAGACCTTCTTCACCAGCTACGCCAAGTACTACCTCGGCATCGAGGAAAGCACTGGAGCGTTCATGCTAGGCGTCTTCAGCTTAAGCTTCATGCTCTTCGCCATTCCTGCCGGCTTCATAGGCGCCCGCCTCGGAAGGCGCAGGACGATAACCCTTGGCCTCACGATGATTGTGGCCATCCTTATCGGGGCTTACTTGGTCGGCGAGGGAACAAAGCCGGAGTCGAGCTCCCTCAGCGACCCGGTCGTCATGACGTTCATGGGGCTCTTCTTCGTCGGAGGCATGGGCTGGGCGATGGTGAACGTCAACTCCCTGCCGATGGTCGTGGACATGACGACGGAGGAGAAGCTGGGCGGCTACACTGGGCTCTACTACTTCTTCAGTCAGGCGGCGAACCTCGTTGCACCACCCTTAGCGGGGGCCTTCCTAGATGTCATCGGATACAGGACACTGTTGCCCTTCGCCGTGGTGTTCTTTGTCCTCGCGGCCATAGCGATGCAGTTCGTCAGGCGCGGAGACATAGTGAAAAACAGGGGCACCGCCCTCGACTACGTTCCCGACATGGACTGA